The segment TGGTTATTCCACTTTTGAAAATTCACTGAGCGTAGCCCAGCTGGGAACTCTGGGTTACCAGAAATAGGTAAATACACGAAGGTTAATGGTATAGAAGCCCACTTCTGAACACATTTTATGTCAGCCTCGAATAATGTTAGCAAATGATACCATACTAATATTAGACTGCAGTTTAGCTACCGGACAGTGTAAAATTGCATTTAAGGAAAATGGGAAAAAACTAAATCTGATTCTATGTCCCAGacccagaactttttttcactttctgtgatgagatttttttttttttttttttgttgaaaaaaaattgaGCAGGTTATTCTGAAATTTAATACAGTTTAATAGGCCGTCACACTTAAGCACTAGCtcatttaaaatgtgtttatttactCCACAATGGCAAAATTTCTGAATTCTGCATTTGCTTTCAATAGGTCAGGTTAGAAGATGGTAATATTTgaattatatgtatctatatctctatatataatcaTTGTTAATTGaactgaaaaatatatttttgtattaaaatgtaCATGAATGATGATTAATTTTAAAGAGCAGATCATTTACAAATAACAGACTCACTCCTGCAAGTTACACTTCAGTGATTACAGGAAAAACACAGGGCTACACTCCCTCCCACATAACCTACTGCCCTCATAGATAACATTTGGAGACAACTTAACCCTATGATTGGCAAAAAGGGTTATACTATTGCAGCATTCTCTTTGTTAAACTGTGTTTTACCTCCAGTGGACTGAGCTTGCCCAGCTCAAAATAAGCAGCAGACAGGAGAGGGGGAGGAATCGTCCTGGGATTCTGCTGTGCTCACTGCTAGAGTGCAGCTTCCTATGATCTCCATGTGCTCTGACAGGCAGACACCGGCAATGAAAGTAAACAAAAAACAGGGCAGAGGCTAAATCTGACAGACCAGATGGAttcaagataaaaaataaataaaaatatctatctatctatatctgtctctcTAGCTATACTGTGCACTTTCTGCTGGTGTCTTTTGCCTTGCCATATAAAATGGGAGCATAAATGATTAAACAAACATATCTTTCCTAGATAATAAAAGGGGCAAATGTTGAAGCAGATATAGTAATTTGGGAAATAGATCTACTTTAATGTGACTTGTGCTGAAAAAGAGAGGTAAATTCACACAACTATCCAATTTCCTCTTAGAATATTCAAAGAAATTGGGGAAATAAAGTGCATACCATTGTTCACATTTAGCTGAGTGACCTGTATAACCCCCATATAATGCTTTCTGTCAGCTCATCAttagcattttttttgtttaaaaaatagctcTTTCTAGCTTTGATTTGGTATGTTTATCCCAGGTTTGTTGGGTGTTGAAATATAAGCTTTATAACTATTCTTAagactattggctaattggaattccctgtgtttatttttctgtttccacTTACACATAAAAGCTTTAATTTCCCCTCTTTAAAAACCTCTTTGCCGTCttccaaaaaaatgtctgaattatTTATATAAGCcttattgaaatgataaaactcaAACCACTTAGCTTggagaccatttttaaatttgttatcgaGTAAATGTTTGGGGGAAAAGAAACTGGAAAGGTTATTTGATTCCTTTTCCAAATTATATTTAATGACCAGAGTTAAGATTGCATGATCTGATAGGATATCCAATATGTATGTTACTATCTTTAACCCACACATTTTGATTAGCAATCAATAAAAAATTGATTCTTGAGAGTGTCTTATGACTTTTGAATTTGCATGAGTCCGAATCTGGATTTTGTATACGCCATATATCTTTAACAGCTAGTAAATTACAGAAGTTTCGAAATATCTTAGCTTCTTTACTCCTTCTATTCTGAGATCCTCCTTCAAATCTATCTAGCTTAAAGTGAGGGGCCATGTTAAAATATCCAGCTATAATTACAATTGTATATTTTAAGCTGAGATCATTCCAGAACTCCTTATATAATGAATTggggccatacacattacataaGATTAATAGTGAGTTATtaatttcaatttttattatttgaaatctCCCCTCGAGGTCCCCCTCAGTATGTAAGATATTATACgctaattttttattgaaaaaaatggcCACACCTCTTTTTCCACAAGGGGTCGCTATCACTTCACCAacccattttgttttttattttgggtatttCTGGAGATTTAAGGTGGGTCTCTTGCAAAAAAATGATCTGGGTTGAGTTTCCCTGCTTGCATTAAAATGTATttccgtttaatgggggaggtgatacctcccacattccatgattgCTTTATAAACCATcgctttttgtgaaataaaactgaGGGGGCAAAAAAAGGGACCACACTTTTTTGCAATCTTGCAATTACTTTTTAGTGACCAAAtgcgccccacacacacacactcactacttgCCACAGTGGCATTGCTAGCAGAACTTCTATTTTGCAGTTCCTCATTTCATCAGCTCTGCATAAGCTAATTAGGGGCATGTTTGTGGCAAGATTAGGCTTGTGAAATCTGTAGTGTGCACCTCCAATGCTCAGATTTAGGAAAACCAACACTTTTCagagtttaattacaggaaaagggtacaaaataattgtTGCAAAGTTTTGTTAACTATGCataataaacactttgagattaaaAATGTTTACTGGTTCTTTGCAGGGGTAGAGTCTCTCCCAAAATGCATGTTAGTACGTGGTCAGTTATTGTACCATAATTATGTCTGCTTTTGCATCACAGGAGGGGGACTtgttcatgtttttttattttttattatccatTTGCTGGCGTTGAATACACAAAGAAAATTGAATTTTGTTTTGAAACACACACAATTTTATTTGTACACtagaatgtttgttttatttaaagtgacagtaaacaccttgtaataacaatACATTTCTTTTGTTGTTGCTATAGAATGACATCAGCCaagtcaaatattttttaaaaacaaattaagatcCTTTTTAATACAATTTGGTTTTCAGTAACCAAACTTCACCCACTATTTGCCGCCTTAGTAGCTGCCAATCAGGGCTTTTGCCTGTAGACAATAAGGCTAGCCAGGGTAATTTTGAATGTGTTCTCTGTTAAGGCCAGTTAGGTAAAGATATGTAGCCTTGAGGAGTCAGCAGCGTGCATTTCAAGTTATGAGAATTAAATAAATCTCCCATTTTTAGAGCTAAAGTACATGAAAGGGAGGCAAAATTAAATTTTggaaattttaaattgttttggggtttgtttttttacatataattaaacattttaaaatgtcaaggtgtttactgacccttttttttttttttttttttttttttttttttaattgtgttttttcctccataaaaaaaatatctattcaattcacttttcctgtaattttaaatttgaaaaatgttttttttttatcagtgcagAAGCTAACAAGTTGAGCTAAAAAGATCAGCTCTACAAagggaccctcaagtcaaaattaaactttcatgattcagaaagagtacacTATTTTAAGAATCCTTTCAATTTACTTTATCTGGTTCTTCAATTCGATTTTGCAAAATTTGACAAAAGGTATAGTGTAAAATTTTAAAATGCTGGTAGAAATGATACAAGACTCGAAGTATGTACAAGAGAAACAAAGTATTATGAAATTATAGtatagtgccttttttttttttttttttttaagggtcacTAAAGtctaaattcatgattcagatagagcatgcaattaattaaaaaacaaaaaaactttccaatgtacttccattatcaaaacttgCACCTTTTTAATATGCGCACTCTCTGACTACAGCTAGCATGTGCAAACATACAGAATATCGCGCATACTTCTGCATTGGGATCCGAATGCACAtacctattgcattgtctttttgttgtgtatttgccaattatttaattctactctatttaaccccttcacgccgttaggacattccatgccgtcctatcagcgctgggctttaacggtTTTAGgatggccttgaaatcacgtgatcgcatcgaCAAtagtgtgatttcatttttacttatagtgtttacatcggaactttgttccgatgttaacACCATTGTActgccacaaaggggttaaaaaccttTAAAGAGTTTGTCAATAGCATACCATTGTACTTGCTGAAAATTGTGTGttggtgtttgttttgtttgttttttataatttataaatgtaatatttgtattttccaGTACCTCCCAATGGGTTAGTTGTTTACTGTGGAACAATAGTAACAGAAGAAGGAAAGGAAAAGAAAGTCAACATTGATTTTGAGCCTTTCAAACCAATCAACACATCTTTGTATTTATGTGACAACAAATTTCATACAGAGGTATTCTGTTTCTTGCTTATATTTGTAGTAGGATAATTGAGTCCGTGCAAGTACGGTAGTTGTGCACACTAGAATGTAACAGTGTAATTTACCTCGTCAATAAAATATAATATCTACTGATAAATAATTTTGTATCTAAATTACACCAGAGTTAATACAAGTTATCTTTTTCTGAATGAAGTATTATTGAATTTAGGTACAAAACTAAATCAATGTTGTTTAACAGGCTCTCACAGCTCTGCTTTCTGATGATAGCAAGTTTGGATTCATTGTAATAGATGGCAGTGGAGCACTTTTTGGCACTCTTCAAGGAAATACAAGAGAAGTTTTGCACAAATTCACTGTTGATCTCCCAAAGaaacatggtatatatatatatatatatatattttttttttttaaatatatatggattTAGAATGCTGCATTTCTGGAAATAGGCATTACCCTCTGTCCAGTTAGGGTAAACACTGCTTAATAAGTCAGGGCCACTTATCTAGGGATCGAGGAAGAATATACAGAAtttgttaaatataaaataatttaaaaaaaagtttatgatCTAATtacgttattttttttttgttttaaatagcctCATTCTGCAGTTGATAAACAGGTCGCAATTGCCCCTTTACAATGTTCGCTGTAAATGTATGTTGCCATGCATAAGGTCTTACCCATGAGTTACCTTCTGCATTGTATGTCAAACTTATGCAAAATATTTTTCATTTGAAAGGTAGAGGAGGACAGTCTGCATTGCGTTTTGCTCGTCTACGAATGGAAAAACGGCACAACTATGTAAGGAAAGTAGCCGAGACAGCAGTACAGCTGTTTATTTCCGGTGATAAAGTGAATGTAGCTGGTCTTGTATTGGCTGGATCAGCTGACTTCAAAACTGAACTAAGTCAGTCAGACATGTTTGATCAGGTAAGCATTTTATGCTGTTATGAATATATGcagtttattttaatattacaATCAATTCCTAtccctgtgtgtatgtatttacattaccAGGCTGAATtactatttttaaattgttccaaacAAATTCTTCATATAGTTATTGAAGCGCTTATGTTTTTATGAAAATTTAAGATACAACAATAACTCTTAAAACCAATGTAACTACTGACTATAAAGAACAGTGCAAAGGAAAATTTAGGATGTAATATCTTAACTtgtttaaaggtaaacttttcacATTCGTTATAGAATGAATTAAAAAAAGTcacatttccttttttgtttttttagcgaTTGCAATCCAAAGTTTTGAAGCTAGTAGATATCTCATATGGTGGTGAAAATGGTTTCAATCAAGCAATTGAGTTGTCAACAGAAGTCCTTTCAAATGTGAAATTCATTCAAGAAAAGAAACTAATAGGTATGCATTCTTAAAATTCTTTTAAATATGTGCTTACTGGCCATGCCCTtgtcttcttcttctctttttttttttttttttcctctctctctctctctctctctctctctctctctctctccatattatTGCATTCTTTTTAATTGTTGTTTCAGGGAGATACTTTGATGAGATCAGCCAAGATACTGGAAAATATTGTTTTGGTGTTGAAGATACACTGAAAGCACTGGAAATGGGTGCTGTTGAAATTCTTATAGTATATGAGAATCTTGATATCATGAGATATGTTTTACGATGCAATGGGTCtgaaggtaattttttattttaaaagaaaaaaaaaaaaaattgggcttaatgAAAAATATAAACTTCTCTACCTGTCTGTTTTTATGTACACTTTTATAGCTGACACTTgatacctgtattttaggtttttaCAGTTTATAAGCATTTTGAAAATGTATAGAATCATTGGTCAATAACtttctaatctaaataaaattttgtatatgtgtttgtgtgtatgtatatatgtatgtgtatatgtatgtgtatatgtatgtatgtatgtatatatatatatatatatatatatatatatatatatatatatatatatatatatatatatatatatatatatatatatatatatatatatatatatatatatatatatatatatatatatatatatatatatatatttgtttatttctatcatcaaaaaTGAACGGCACTCGCCGGGTACCACCGGTATGTTTTTtgacaaagggggagaccccgaaacgttaaaATTGCAATAAATTGTCTTATATAAGACCCAGCGAGTGCCGTTCATTTTTGATGCTATATGACTACCTACTGTGCACCCTGGGCATTTTGAATTTACTCATGGATACCTggagtgcttaaccaaactttggtgtgtgtatgtgtatatctatatccatCTATGGATACCTggagtgcttaaccaaactttggtgtatgtgtgtgtgtgtatatgtatatatgtgtatatatatatacgttgattggagtagccatgttagtccagagatttagatatcaaaataacaagagtattgcattgagcaatgatactttttttattggactaactatacatttataagatgacaagctttcggaagagttccttcctttatcaagtctgaagcaatactaaccaattcaatggaatttacagattgtatcttaaaacacagaatagctaagaagacagtgcagggagaggaggaggtgtcgtaaaaatcatgaggggggcttaggtaacaggcagacagtgtccagtgtaggaga is part of the Bombina bombina isolate aBomBom1 chromosome 6, aBomBom1.pri, whole genome shotgun sequence genome and harbors:
- the ETF1 gene encoding eukaryotic peptide chain release factor subunit 1; this translates as MADDPSAADRNVEIWKIKKLIKSLEAARGNGTSMISLIIPPKDQISRVAKMLADEFGTASNIKSRVNRLSVLGAITSVQQRLKLYNKVPPNGLVVYCGTIVTEEGKEKKVNIDFEPFKPINTSLYLCDNKFHTEALTALLSDDSKFGFIVIDGSGALFGTLQGNTREVLHKFTVDLPKKHGRGGQSALRFARLRMEKRHNYVRKVAETAVQLFISGDKVNVAGLVLAGSADFKTELSQSDMFDQRLQSKVLKLVDISYGGENGFNQAIELSTEVLSNVKFIQEKKLIGRYFDEISQDTGKYCFGVEDTLKALEMGAVEILIVYENLDIMRYVLRCNGSEEDKILYLTPEQEKDKSHFTDKETGQEHELIDSMPLLEWFANNYKKFGATLEIVTDKSQEGSQFVKGFGGIGGILRYRVDFQGMEYQGTDDEFFDLDDY